In a single window of the Halobaculum lipolyticum genome:
- a CDS encoding type IV pilin N-terminal domain-containing protein has protein sequence MDVHEIFADERAVSPVIGVILMVAITVILAAVVGSFVFGIGGQVQPSSPNANFQFDYAANGSNPGNYDVTASHSGGDTIPSAETVRLSAPAGTDNFTGDVSAGSTATVFDVSPDTTVRVIWVSANGEDSAVIAEDSTPT, from the coding sequence ATGGACGTACACGAGATCTTCGCGGACGAGCGCGCGGTATCACCGGTCATCGGCGTCATCCTGATGGTCGCGATCACGGTCATCCTGGCGGCGGTCGTCGGGTCGTTCGTCTTCGGCATCGGGGGACAGGTACAGCCGTCGTCGCCGAACGCGAACTTCCAGTTCGACTACGCGGCCAACGGCTCGAACCCGGGGAACTACGACGTGACCGCCAGCCACAGCGGCGGCGACACGATCCCGTCGGCCGAGACGGTGCGGCTATCCGCGCCGGCGGGGACCGATAACTTCACCGGCGACGTGTCGGCCGGGTCGACGGCGACCGTGTTCGACGTGTCTCCCGACACGACTGTTCGGGTGATCTGGGTGTCGGCGAACGGGGAAGATTCCGCCGTGATCGCCGAGGACTCCACGCCGACGTAA
- a CDS encoding NADP-dependent malic enzyme — translation MGLDDDAREYHRSDPPGKIEISTTKPTNTQRDLSLAYSPGVAAPCLDIDEDGERAFEYTAKGNLVGVVSNGSAVLGLGNIGAQASKPVMEGKGVLFKRFADIDVFDIELDQDDPEDIIRTVAAMEPTFGGINLEDIKAPECFEIEETLREEMDIPVFHDDQHGTAIISGAGLINAADIVDKDLSDLEVVFSGAGASAIATAKFYVELGANASNITMCDSTGIITEERAAAGDVNEYKAQFASEGEGGDLADAMDGADVFVGLSVGGIVSQEMVRSMASDPIIFAMANPDPEITYEDAKDARDDTVIMGTGRSDYPNQVNNVLGFPFLFRGALDVRATDINEEMKRAAAEALAELARQDVPDAVVKAYGDQPLKFGPEYVIPKPLDPRVLFEVAPAVAQAAMTSGVARFDIDLEAYAERLEARLGKSREMMRVVLNKARSEPKRVALAEGTDEKMIRAAYQMEEQGIAHPVLLGDRDTIEDTTRSLGLDFLPDVVDPTEEHATDGYADRLHELRKRKGITRSEAGELIRRDTNYLGSVMVEQGDADALLTGLTHHYPSALRPPLQVIGTADDAEYVAGVYMLTFKNRVVFCADTTVNQAPDAEVLAEVTKHTANLARRFNVEPRAAMLSYSNFGSVDNAGTRKPRDAVDRLHSDPEVDFPVDGEMQADTAVVEEILEDTYAFSELDGPANVLVFPNLEAGNIGYKLLQRLGGAEAIGPMLVGMDQPVHVMQRGDEVKDIVNLAGVAVVDAQGED, via the coding sequence ATGGGACTGGACGACGACGCGCGGGAGTACCACCGATCGGATCCGCCCGGGAAGATCGAGATATCGACGACGAAGCCGACGAACACCCAGCGGGACCTCTCGCTGGCGTACTCCCCCGGGGTCGCGGCGCCGTGTCTCGACATCGACGAGGACGGGGAGCGGGCCTTCGAGTACACGGCGAAGGGGAACCTCGTCGGCGTCGTCTCCAACGGGTCGGCCGTGCTGGGGCTGGGGAACATCGGCGCGCAGGCCTCGAAACCGGTGATGGAGGGGAAGGGCGTCCTGTTCAAGCGCTTCGCCGACATCGACGTGTTCGACATCGAACTCGACCAGGACGACCCCGAGGACATCATCCGGACGGTGGCGGCGATGGAGCCGACGTTCGGCGGCATCAACCTCGAGGACATCAAAGCGCCCGAGTGCTTCGAGATCGAGGAGACGCTGCGCGAGGAGATGGACATCCCCGTGTTCCACGACGACCAGCACGGCACCGCGATCATCTCCGGGGCCGGGCTGATCAACGCCGCCGACATCGTCGACAAGGACCTGTCGGACCTGGAGGTCGTCTTCTCGGGCGCCGGCGCGTCCGCCATCGCGACCGCGAAGTTCTACGTCGAGTTGGGCGCCAACGCGAGCAACATCACGATGTGCGACTCCACCGGGATCATCACCGAGGAGCGCGCCGCCGCCGGCGACGTGAACGAGTACAAAGCGCAGTTCGCCAGCGAGGGCGAGGGCGGCGACCTCGCGGACGCGATGGACGGCGCCGACGTGTTCGTCGGGCTGTCCGTCGGGGGGATCGTGAGCCAAGAGATGGTGCGGTCGATGGCGTCGGACCCGATCATCTTCGCGATGGCGAACCCCGACCCCGAGATCACCTACGAGGACGCCAAGGACGCCCGCGACGACACCGTCATCATGGGGACGGGCCGGTCGGACTACCCGAACCAGGTGAACAACGTCCTCGGCTTCCCGTTCCTGTTCCGCGGTGCCCTCGACGTGCGCGCGACAGACATCAACGAGGAGATGAAACGCGCCGCCGCGGAAGCGCTCGCGGAGTTGGCGCGACAGGACGTCCCCGACGCGGTGGTGAAGGCGTACGGCGACCAGCCGCTGAAGTTCGGTCCCGAGTACGTCATCCCGAAGCCGCTGGACCCGCGCGTCCTGTTCGAGGTCGCCCCCGCGGTCGCGCAGGCGGCGATGACCTCCGGCGTCGCGCGCTTCGACATCGACCTTGAGGCGTACGCCGAGCGGCTGGAGGCACGCCTCGGCAAGAGCCGCGAGATGATGCGCGTCGTCCTCAACAAGGCCCGCTCGGAGCCGAAACGCGTCGCGCTCGCGGAGGGCACCGACGAGAAGATGATCCGCGCGGCCTACCAGATGGAAGAACAGGGGATCGCCCACCCCGTGCTGTTGGGCGACCGCGACACGATCGAGGACACGACCCGGTCGCTCGGGCTGGACTTCCTCCCCGACGTCGTCGACCCCACCGAGGAGCACGCCACAGACGGCTACGCGGACCGCCTCCACGAACTCCGCAAACGCAAGGGGATCACCCGTTCGGAGGCGGGCGAGCTGATCCGCCGGGACACCAACTACCTCGGCAGCGTCATGGTCGAACAGGGTGACGCCGACGCCCTGCTCACCGGACTCACCCACCACTACCCAAGCGCGCTCCGGCCGCCGCTGCAGGTGATCGGCACGGCCGACGACGCCGAGTACGTCGCGGGCGTGTACATGCTGACGTTCAAGAACCGGGTCGTGTTCTGTGCCGACACGACGGTGAACCAGGCGCCCGACGCCGAGGTGCTCGCGGAGGTGACGAAACACACCGCGAACCTCGCCCGCCGGTTCAACGTCGAACCGCGCGCGGCGATGCTGTCGTACTCCAACTTCGGCTCCGTCGACAACGCGGGGACGCGCAAGCCCCGCGACGCCGTCGACCGCCTCCACTCCGACCCCGAAGTCGACTTCCCCGTCGACGGGGAGATGCAGGCCGACACCGCCGTCGTCGAGGAGATCTTGGAGGACACGTACGCGTTCTCCGAGCTGGACGGCCCGGCGAACGTGCTCGTGTTCCCGAACCTCGAAGCCGGCAACATCGGCTACAAACTGCTCCAGCGCCTCGGCGGCGCGGAGGCCATCGGCCCGATGCTCGTCGGGATGGACCAGCCGGTCCACGTGATGCAGCGCGGCGACGAGGTGAAGGACATCGTCAACCTCGCGGGTGTCGCCGTCGTCGACGCGCAGGGCGAGGACTGA
- a CDS encoding ABC transporter ATP-binding protein has translation MSETTRAAGSDADGGAPDGHPDDVLRVRDLSTRFFTEEGQINAVESVDFAVRDGEVFGIVGESGSGKSVTALSLIDLVESPGRITQGEVWYRDADLAEEFRSDRPDAVDGDFVDTRRLPTGVRRALRGPAFSMVFQDPMSSLNPSVTVGEQIAEAVEVQRRARANPRRTRSRTQGYGMGNLIVDTLLPNRGFTSESSMNRAIELLEQVGIPDPAERAHEYPHQFSGGMLQRAMIAQALAGEPDVLIADEPTTALDVTIQAQILNLLRDLQEDQDTSVVMITHDLGVIARMCNRVGVMYAGQIVERGTLADVFETPVHPYTQGLLGSIPDLDDPAPRLQPIEGNVPSLLDEEMGGRCFFADRCPKAMTDCLQPTPEYDADPGTDEHAARCVLAEREFDEQDALPPDHFDRNEGVRGDE, from the coding sequence ATGAGCGAGACCACTCGCGCGGCCGGCTCCGACGCCGACGGCGGCGCCCCGGACGGGCACCCCGACGACGTGCTCCGGGTGCGCGACCTCTCCACCCGCTTCTTCACCGAGGAGGGGCAGATCAACGCCGTCGAGTCCGTCGACTTCGCCGTCCGCGACGGCGAGGTGTTCGGCATCGTCGGCGAGTCCGGCTCCGGGAAGTCGGTGACGGCGCTGTCGCTGATCGACCTCGTCGAATCGCCCGGCCGGATCACGCAGGGCGAGGTGTGGTACCGCGACGCCGACCTCGCCGAGGAGTTCCGGAGCGACCGGCCCGACGCCGTCGACGGCGACTTCGTCGACACGCGTCGCCTCCCGACGGGCGTCCGTCGGGCGCTGCGCGGGCCGGCGTTCTCGATGGTGTTCCAGGACCCGATGTCCTCGCTGAACCCGTCGGTCACCGTCGGCGAACAGATCGCCGAGGCCGTCGAGGTGCAGCGCCGCGCGAGGGCGAACCCGCGACGGACGCGGTCGCGGACGCAGGGGTACGGGATGGGGAACCTCATCGTGGACACCCTGCTCCCGAACCGCGGGTTCACCTCGGAGTCGAGCATGAACCGGGCGATCGAACTGCTCGAACAGGTCGGGATCCCCGACCCCGCCGAGCGCGCCCACGAGTACCCCCACCAGTTCTCCGGCGGGATGCTCCAACGGGCGATGATCGCGCAGGCGCTCGCCGGCGAACCGGACGTGCTGATCGCCGACGAGCCGACGACCGCGCTCGACGTGACGATCCAAGCGCAGATCCTGAACCTCCTGCGCGACCTGCAGGAGGACCAGGACACCTCCGTCGTGATGATCACCCACGACCTGGGCGTCATCGCGCGGATGTGCAACCGTGTCGGCGTGATGTACGCCGGGCAGATCGTCGAGCGGGGGACGCTCGCGGACGTGTTCGAGACGCCGGTCCACCCGTACACGCAGGGGCTGCTCGGGTCCATCCCGGACCTCGACGACCCGGCGCCGCGGCTCCAGCCGATCGAGGGGAACGTCCCCTCGCTGCTCGACGAGGAGATGGGCGGGCGGTGCTTCTTCGCCGACCGCTGTCCGAAGGCGATGACCGACTGCCTCCAGCCGACCCCGGAGTACGACGCCGACCCCGGAACCGACGAACACGCCGCCCGCTGTGTACTCGCCGAGCGAGAGTTCGACGAGCAGGACGCGTTGCCGCCGGACCACTTCGACCGGAACGAGGGGGTGCGCGGCGATGAGTGA
- a CDS encoding ubiquitin-like small modifier protein 1 encodes MHWKLFADLAEAAGESEPTVDAGDAATVGEALDALLEAYPALAVRVLDEDGELRGHINLLHDGRDVREGEGLDTPVDDDDELALFPPVSGG; translated from the coding sequence ATGCACTGGAAGCTGTTCGCCGACCTCGCAGAGGCCGCCGGCGAGTCGGAGCCGACGGTCGACGCCGGCGACGCGGCCACCGTCGGCGAGGCGCTCGACGCGCTGTTGGAAGCGTATCCGGCGCTCGCGGTCAGGGTGCTCGACGAGGACGGCGAGCTACGGGGACACATCAACCTCCTGCACGACGGCCGGGACGTCCGCGAGGGCGAGGGACTCGACACGCCCGTCGACGACGACGACGAACTCGCGCTGTTCCCCCCGGTCAGCGGCGGGTGA
- a CDS encoding ABC transporter substrate-binding protein: MSDKDTNRRRFMQAAGSAAAAVALAGCAGGDGGDSGESTPTETDESGGGSDTEEPDTEETLSVNVTMGQMDSGLDPQDHAETNTEIIVGQAYDGLMDRDKNGGIIASLATEWERVEPGVARFTLRDGVTFHNGDDLTEEDVAYSIRRIVDNDVGISSPQANDLGAVSEVETGDGEVTVRFDGLNPIVFQLFATNGPVVQQSWIEENGSDFINQNVNGTGPFQLTEYDSGNQVSFERNPDYWGEVTEVDEATLGASSESSTRVNRLLAEESDIVTNVPPQEVSRIEGSDVAGVNPVASTRVIFLQMRYDVEPFSSQQFRQAMNYAVDLEGIIENVLNGFGTPTGQPTLEAFTGYNPDVEPYPYDPEEAERLVEESGHAGVEITLQTPIGRYLKDVEIAQAAANQIDSLSNVSCELEQREFSSLVQDITTGNIEDKPHFNLLGWGNGEFDGSQTIIPLLASNGALTILKNDEVDALMEEAQNEADPEAREEILREANALLHDLAPWVFMHQQFSVYGVSNDIEWQPRNDEFIDIDTVTRR; this comes from the coding sequence ATGTCTGATAAGGACACGAACAGACGGCGGTTCATGCAGGCGGCCGGATCGGCGGCGGCCGCGGTGGCGCTCGCGGGCTGTGCCGGCGGCGACGGCGGCGACAGCGGCGAATCGACGCCCACCGAGACCGACGAGAGCGGCGGCGGTAGCGACACCGAGGAGCCGGACACCGAGGAGACGCTCTCGGTGAACGTCACGATGGGACAGATGGACTCGGGGCTGGACCCGCAAGACCACGCCGAGACCAACACGGAGATCATCGTCGGCCAGGCGTACGACGGGCTGATGGACCGCGACAAGAACGGCGGGATCATCGCGAGCCTCGCGACCGAGTGGGAGCGGGTCGAACCGGGCGTCGCCCGGTTCACGCTCCGTGACGGCGTGACGTTCCACAACGGCGACGATCTGACCGAGGAGGACGTCGCCTACAGCATCCGGCGGATCGTGGACAACGACGTCGGCATCTCCAGCCCGCAGGCGAACGACCTGGGCGCAGTGAGCGAGGTCGAGACCGGCGACGGCGAAGTCACCGTCCGGTTCGACGGTCTCAACCCGATCGTCTTCCAGCTGTTCGCGACGAACGGGCCGGTCGTCCAGCAGTCGTGGATCGAGGAGAACGGCTCCGACTTCATCAACCAGAACGTCAACGGCACCGGGCCGTTCCAGCTCACCGAGTACGACTCGGGGAACCAGGTCTCCTTCGAGCGGAACCCCGACTACTGGGGAGAGGTCACGGAGGTCGACGAGGCGACGCTCGGCGCCTCCAGCGAGTCCAGCACCCGCGTCAACCGGCTGCTCGCCGAGGAGTCCGACATCGTCACCAACGTCCCGCCCCAGGAGGTGTCGCGGATCGAAGGGTCCGACGTGGCGGGGGTCAACCCCGTGGCGAGTACCCGTGTGATCTTCCTCCAGATGCGCTACGACGTCGAGCCGTTCTCGAGCCAGCAGTTCCGGCAGGCGATGAACTACGCCGTCGACCTCGAGGGCATCATCGAGAACGTCCTCAACGGCTTCGGCACCCCGACCGGGCAGCCGACGCTGGAGGCGTTCACCGGCTACAACCCTGACGTCGAACCGTACCCCTACGACCCCGAGGAGGCCGAGCGGCTGGTCGAGGAGTCCGGCCACGCGGGCGTCGAGATCACGCTCCAGACGCCGATCGGTCGGTACCTGAAGGACGTCGAGATCGCGCAGGCGGCGGCCAACCAGATCGACTCGCTGTCGAACGTGAGCTGTGAGCTGGAGCAGCGCGAGTTCTCCTCGCTGGTGCAGGACATCACGACGGGGAACATCGAGGACAAGCCGCACTTCAACCTCCTCGGCTGGGGGAACGGCGAGTTCGACGGCTCCCAGACGATCATCCCGCTGCTGGCCTCCAACGGCGCGTTGACGATCCTGAAGAACGACGAGGTCGACGCTCTCATGGAGGAGGCACAGAACGAGGCCGACCCCGAGGCCCGCGAGGAGATCCTCCGGGAGGCGAACGCGCTCCTCCACGACCTCGCGCCGTGGGTGTTCATGCACCAGCAGTTCAGCGTGTACGGCGTCTCGAACGACATCGAGTGGCAGCCTCGCAACGACGAGTTCATCGACATCGACACGGTCACCCGTCGCTAA
- a CDS encoding ABC transporter permease encodes MSLGRFAIKRTLQGIGVVWGVITVVFALRFVTPGSAINAVAPLDADQATREAIAAELGLDQPLYVQYGQYLFDLIQGDLGFSYIRGQAVTPLVLSKIPATVELAVAATVVAIVLSIPLGVLSATRRNQPVDYGATLFSLFGISTPNFWLGIMMILVLAVEFGIFRTSGRGVDIADVFFSVVGPDPFVDTLLGWLSYITLPAIALGTYFTALITRLTRSGMLDELGKPYVRATRAKGLPETLVRYKHALRNTLTPVITVLGLQLGTLIGGAVITEAVFSWPGLGTLVIRSINLRDWPLLQGSLIVIGISFVLVNIAVDMLYAYLDPRVAYE; translated from the coding sequence ATGTCACTCGGTAGATTCGCGATCAAGAGAACGCTGCAGGGGATCGGCGTCGTCTGGGGGGTTATCACGGTGGTGTTCGCGTTGCGATTCGTCACGCCCGGGAGCGCGATCAACGCGGTGGCCCCGCTGGACGCCGACCAAGCGACGCGAGAGGCGATCGCGGCCGAACTCGGTCTCGACCAGCCGCTGTACGTCCAGTACGGCCAGTACCTCTTCGACCTGATCCAGGGCGACCTGGGGTTCTCCTACATCAGGGGACAGGCGGTCACGCCGCTGGTCCTGTCGAAGATCCCGGCGACGGTGGAACTCGCCGTCGCGGCGACCGTCGTCGCGATCGTGTTGTCGATCCCGCTCGGGGTTCTCAGCGCGACCCGCCGGAACCAGCCGGTCGACTACGGAGCGACGCTGTTCTCGCTGTTCGGGATCAGCACGCCGAACTTCTGGCTCGGCATCATGATGATCCTGGTGTTGGCCGTGGAGTTCGGGATCTTCCGGACGAGCGGCCGCGGCGTCGACATCGCAGACGTGTTCTTCTCGGTCGTCGGTCCCGACCCGTTCGTCGACACCCTCCTCGGGTGGCTGTCGTACATCACCCTCCCCGCGATCGCGTTGGGGACGTACTTCACGGCGCTGATCACCCGACTCACGCGCTCGGGGATGCTCGACGAACTCGGGAAACCGTACGTCAGAGCGACCCGTGCGAAGGGGCTGCCGGAGACGCTCGTCCGCTACAAACACGCGCTCCGGAACACGCTCACCCCCGTCATCACCGTCCTGGGGCTCCAACTGGGCACGCTGATCGGCGGCGCAGTCATCACGGAGGCGGTCTTCTCGTGGCCGGGACTCGGTACGCTGGTCATCCGGAGCATCAACCTCCGCGACTGGCCGCTGCTGCAGGGGAGCCTCATCGTCATCGGGATCAGCTTCGTCCTAGTGAACATCGCAGTAGACATGCTATACGCGTATCTTGACCCACGGGTGGCGTACGAATAA
- a CDS encoding ABC transporter ATP-binding protein, with protein sequence MSESARAAGEERDADEGEPLLKVRGLRKYYFEDDSLLDRLLGNEPTSVKAVDGVDLDVHRGETLGVVGESGCGKSTTGETLLRLREATDGTVEFDGEDVMALSGEDLTRFRKRAGIVFQDPFSSLDPRMTVGDIVSEGLKIHDLPEEPPDDGRSKGEWRRDRAKELLERVGLSADQIDRYPHEFSGGQRQRVGIARALALDPEFVVLDEPVSALDVSVQAQILNLLEDLQEEFGLTYLFIAHDLSVVRHICDRVAVMYLGEVIETGETDDIFDSPKHPYTEALLESVPRASVEEQGRRVEALSGDVPSPRNPPSGCHFRTRCPKVIQPATVDMPQRQYRGVMDLRNRLERQGFTAESVWETLRSEHDGEGSFERDPMVFKEALREEFDLHDLSGATMDTVEDALEILANGREEEAIDRLRDGFESPCEQEDPVLTDGSHAVACHLYADEEYEADVAPEDIGTAMGGMPTNGADAVASGPADPADNGSDTDDA encoded by the coding sequence ATGAGTGAGTCCGCGCGGGCGGCCGGCGAGGAGCGCGACGCCGACGAGGGCGAACCGCTGCTCAAGGTCCGCGGGCTACGGAAGTACTACTTCGAGGACGACAGCCTCTTGGACAGGCTCCTCGGCAACGAGCCGACGAGCGTGAAAGCCGTCGACGGCGTCGACCTGGACGTCCACCGCGGCGAGACGCTGGGAGTCGTCGGCGAGTCGGGCTGTGGGAAGTCGACGACCGGCGAGACGCTGTTGCGCCTGCGCGAGGCGACCGACGGCACCGTCGAGTTCGACGGCGAGGACGTGATGGCGCTGTCCGGCGAGGACCTGACGCGGTTCCGCAAGCGCGCCGGCATCGTCTTCCAGGACCCCTTCTCCAGTCTCGACCCGCGGATGACCGTCGGCGACATCGTGAGCGAAGGGCTGAAGATCCACGACCTGCCCGAGGAACCGCCCGACGACGGCCGGTCGAAAGGGGAGTGGCGCCGCGACCGCGCCAAGGAACTGCTCGAACGGGTCGGTCTCTCCGCCGACCAGATCGATCGCTACCCCCACGAGTTCTCGGGCGGACAGCGCCAGCGCGTCGGCATCGCCCGCGCGCTCGCGCTCGACCCCGAGTTCGTCGTGCTCGACGAGCCGGTGTCGGCACTGGACGTGAGCGTACAGGCGCAGATCCTGAACCTCCTGGAGGACCTCCAGGAGGAGTTCGGGCTGACGTACCTGTTCATCGCCCACGACCTCTCGGTCGTGCGCCACATCTGCGACCGCGTCGCCGTGATGTACCTCGGCGAGGTGATCGAGACCGGGGAGACGGACGACATCTTCGACTCCCCGAAACACCCGTACACGGAGGCGCTGCTGGAGTCGGTCCCGCGCGCGTCCGTCGAAGAGCAGGGGCGCCGCGTGGAGGCGCTCTCGGGCGACGTGCCGTCGCCGCGGAACCCGCCCTCGGGCTGTCACTTCCGGACGCGGTGTCCGAAGGTGATCCAGCCGGCGACCGTGGACATGCCGCAGCGACAGTACCGCGGGGTGATGGACCTCCGGAACCGCCTCGAACGCCAGGGGTTCACCGCGGAATCCGTCTGGGAGACCCTGCGGAGCGAACACGACGGCGAAGGGTCGTTCGAGCGGGACCCGATGGTGTTCAAGGAGGCGCTGCGCGAGGAGTTCGACCTCCACGACCTCTCGGGCGCCACGATGGACACCGTCGAGGACGCGCTCGAGATCCTCGCGAACGGCCGGGAGGAGGAGGCGATCGACCGCCTCCGCGACGGCTTCGAATCCCCATGCGAGCAGGAGGACCCGGTGTTGACCGACGGGAGCCACGCAGTCGCGTGTCACCTCTACGCCGACGAGGAGTACGAGGCCGACGTCGCTCCCGAGGACATCGGGACCGCCATGGGCGGGATGCCCACGAACGGAGCGGACGCGGTGGCGTCCGGTCCCGCCGACCCCGCGGACAACGGGTCGGACACGGACGACGCATAG
- a CDS encoding ABC transporter permease produces MVSDRVVRNLRKEFRTSALAKLGFVLVIGIVLVAVFAPFIAPHNPTTQELNQAQLPPLGFTETEETTTSEMVDGEVVTRTVEQRIEADPAHPLGTDGLGRDMLSRTIYGARTSLSVGVLGTVFAALVGVPIGLAAGYYRGKFDDGLMRFADVSLAFPSLVLAIALIGLWGRAAVVIPDPFVVAGLVSGMPTTFTLPGTVIIVVGLVNWVWFARIARGEALSLRDQEYVKAARALGAGDARILGVHVFPNAITPIIVLATVQVAAIILLESSLSFLGFSGTTLSWGFDIAQGRNYVSSGQWWIATIPGLAIMLSVIGVNLLGDWLRDALDPGIEGEGGV; encoded by the coding sequence ATGGTCTCCGACCGTGTCGTTCGGAACCTACGCAAGGAGTTTCGCACGAGTGCGCTGGCGAAACTCGGATTCGTGCTCGTCATCGGGATCGTGTTGGTGGCCGTGTTCGCGCCGTTCATCGCCCCGCACAACCCGACGACCCAGGAACTCAACCAAGCACAGCTCCCGCCGCTGGGATTCACCGAAACCGAGGAGACGACCACCTCCGAGATGGTCGACGGCGAAGTCGTGACCAGGACGGTCGAACAGCGCATCGAAGCCGACCCGGCGCATCCGCTGGGGACCGACGGTCTCGGCCGCGACATGCTCTCGCGCACCATCTACGGCGCGCGGACCTCGCTGTCGGTCGGCGTGCTCGGGACCGTGTTCGCGGCGCTCGTCGGCGTCCCGATCGGACTGGCCGCGGGCTACTACCGCGGGAAGTTCGACGACGGACTGATGCGCTTTGCCGACGTCAGCCTCGCGTTCCCGTCGCTCGTGCTCGCGATCGCGCTCATCGGGCTGTGGGGCCGGGCGGCGGTGGTGATACCCGACCCGTTCGTCGTCGCCGGACTGGTGTCCGGCATGCCGACGACCTTCACGCTGCCCGGGACGGTGATCATCGTCGTCGGGTTGGTGAACTGGGTGTGGTTCGCCCGGATCGCCCGCGGCGAGGCGCTCTCGCTGCGGGACCAGGAGTACGTCAAGGCCGCCCGCGCGCTGGGTGCGGGCGACGCCCGGATCCTGGGCGTTCACGTGTTCCCCAACGCGATCACGCCGATCATCGTCCTCGCGACGGTGCAGGTCGCGGCGATCATCCTCCTCGAGTCGTCGCTGTCGTTCCTCGGCTTCTCGGGGACGACGCTCTCGTGGGGCTTCGACATCGCGCAGGGACGCAACTACGTCTCCTCGGGCCAGTGGTGGATCGCGACGATCCCCGGACTGGCGATCATGCTGTCGGTCATCGGGGTGAACCTGTTGGGTGACTGGCTCCGCGACGCACTCGACCCCGGTATCGAAGGGGAGGGGGGTGTGTAG